In a genomic window of Suricata suricatta isolate VVHF042 chromosome 12, meerkat_22Aug2017_6uvM2_HiC, whole genome shotgun sequence:
- the IDH3B gene encoding isocitrate dehydrogenase [NAD] subunit beta, mitochondrial isoform X2, which yields MAALSSVRWLTRALVAAPNSGPWRNLCTSGVAHAASRSQAEDMRVEGAFPVTMLPGDGVGPELMHAVKEVFKAASVPVEFQEHHLSEVQNMASEEKLEQVLSSMKENKVAIIGKIHTPMEYKGELASYDMRLRRKLDLFANVVHVKSLPGYKTRHNNLDLVIIREQTEGEYSSLEHESARGVIECLKIVTRTKSQRIAKFAFDYATKKGRGKVTAVHKANIMKLGDGLFLQCCEEVAELYPKIKFETMIIDNCCMQLVQNPYQFDVLVMPNLYGNIIDNLAAGLVGGAGVVPGESYSAEYAVFETGARHPFAQAVGRNIANPTAMLLSASNMLRHLNLEYHSNMIADAVKKVIKVGKVRTSDMGGYATCQDFTEAVIGALPLQ from the exons ATGGCGGCTCTCAGCAGTGTCCGCTGGCTGACCCGG GCGCTGGTCGCCGCCCCGAATTCCGGGCCATGGAGAAACCTGTGTACCTCTGGCGTGGCGCACGCCGCCTCTCGAAGCCAG GCTGAGGACATGAGGGTGGAGGGCGCCTTTCCCGTGACCATGCTGCCAGGAGACGGCGTGGGGCCTGAACTGATGCACGCTGTCAAAGAGGTGTTCAAG GCTGCCTCTGTCCCAGTGGAGTTCCAGGAGCATCACCTGAGTGAGGTGCAGAATATGGCATCCGAGGAGAAGCTGGAGCAGGTGTTGAGTTCCATGAAGGAGAACAAGGTGGCCATCATTG GAAAGATCCATACCCCAATGGAGTATAAGGGAGAACTAGCCTCCTACGATATGCGACTGAG GCGTAAGTTGGACTTATTTGCCAATGTAGTCCATGTGAAATCACTTCCTGGGTACAAGACTCGACACAACAATCTAGATCTCGTGATCATTCGAGAGCAGACGGAAGGGGAGTACAGCTCACTGGAACACGAG AGTGCGAGGGGTGTGATTGAGTGCTTGAAGATTGTCACCCGAACCAAATCTCAGCGGATTGCAAAGTTTGCCTTTGACTATGCCACCAAGAAGGGGCGGGGCAAGGTCACGGCTGTTCATAAGGCCAACATCAT GAAACTTGGGGATGGGTTGTTCCTGCAGTGCTGTGAGGAAGTTGCTGAACTGTACCCCAAAATCAAGTTTGAGACAATGATCATAGACAACTGCTGCATGCAG CTGGTGCAGAATCCTTACCAGTTTGATGTGCTGGTGATGCCCAATCTCTATGGGAACATTATTGACAATCTGGCTGCTGGCTTGGTTGGGGGAGCTGGTGTGGTACCTGGCGAGAGCTATAGTGCCGAGTATGCAGTCTTTGAGACG GGCGCCCGGCACCCATTTGCCCAGGCTGTGGGCAGGAATATAGCCAACCCCACAGCCATGCTGCTGTCAGCTTCCAACATGCTGCGGCACCTCAA TCTTGAGTATCACTCCAACATGATTGCAGACGCGGTGAAGAAGGTGATCAAAGTTGGCAAG GTTCGAACTTCTGACATGGGTGGCTATGCCACCTGCCAAGACTTCACTGAGGCGGTCATTGGTGCTCTGCCTCTCCAATAG
- the IDH3B gene encoding isocitrate dehydrogenase [NAD] subunit beta, mitochondrial isoform X1 — translation MAALSSVRWLTRALVAAPNSGPWRNLCTSGVAHAASRSQAEDMRVEGAFPVTMLPGDGVGPELMHAVKEVFKAASVPVEFQEHHLSEVQNMASEEKLEQVLSSMKENKVAIIGKIHTPMEYKGELASYDMRLRRKLDLFANVVHVKSLPGYKTRHNNLDLVIIREQTEGEYSSLEHESARGVIECLKIVTRTKSQRIAKFAFDYATKKGRGKVTAVHKANIMKLGDGLFLQCCEEVAELYPKIKFETMIIDNCCMQLVQNPYQFDVLVMPNLYGNIIDNLAAGLVGGAGVVPGESYSAEYAVFETGARHPFAQAVGRNIANPTAMLLSASNMLRHLNLEYHSNMIADAVKKVIKVGKVRTRDMGGYSTTTDFIKSVIGHLHPHGG, via the exons ATGGCGGCTCTCAGCAGTGTCCGCTGGCTGACCCGG GCGCTGGTCGCCGCCCCGAATTCCGGGCCATGGAGAAACCTGTGTACCTCTGGCGTGGCGCACGCCGCCTCTCGAAGCCAG GCTGAGGACATGAGGGTGGAGGGCGCCTTTCCCGTGACCATGCTGCCAGGAGACGGCGTGGGGCCTGAACTGATGCACGCTGTCAAAGAGGTGTTCAAG GCTGCCTCTGTCCCAGTGGAGTTCCAGGAGCATCACCTGAGTGAGGTGCAGAATATGGCATCCGAGGAGAAGCTGGAGCAGGTGTTGAGTTCCATGAAGGAGAACAAGGTGGCCATCATTG GAAAGATCCATACCCCAATGGAGTATAAGGGAGAACTAGCCTCCTACGATATGCGACTGAG GCGTAAGTTGGACTTATTTGCCAATGTAGTCCATGTGAAATCACTTCCTGGGTACAAGACTCGACACAACAATCTAGATCTCGTGATCATTCGAGAGCAGACGGAAGGGGAGTACAGCTCACTGGAACACGAG AGTGCGAGGGGTGTGATTGAGTGCTTGAAGATTGTCACCCGAACCAAATCTCAGCGGATTGCAAAGTTTGCCTTTGACTATGCCACCAAGAAGGGGCGGGGCAAGGTCACGGCTGTTCATAAGGCCAACATCAT GAAACTTGGGGATGGGTTGTTCCTGCAGTGCTGTGAGGAAGTTGCTGAACTGTACCCCAAAATCAAGTTTGAGACAATGATCATAGACAACTGCTGCATGCAG CTGGTGCAGAATCCTTACCAGTTTGATGTGCTGGTGATGCCCAATCTCTATGGGAACATTATTGACAATCTGGCTGCTGGCTTGGTTGGGGGAGCTGGTGTGGTACCTGGCGAGAGCTATAGTGCCGAGTATGCAGTCTTTGAGACG GGCGCCCGGCACCCATTTGCCCAGGCTGTGGGCAGGAATATAGCCAACCCCACAGCCATGCTGCTGTCAGCTTCCAACATGCTGCGGCACCTCAA TCTTGAGTATCACTCCAACATGATTGCAGACGCGGTGAAGAAGGTGATCAAAGTTGGCAAG GTGCGGACTCGAGACATGGGCGGCTACAGCACCACAACCGACTTCATCAAGTCTGTCATCGGCCACCTGCACCCCCATGGGGGCTAA